From the Mesotoga prima MesG1.Ag.4.2 genome, the window AACAGCTTATCTGATACTATATAGATCTTCTGTTCGACAACCTTCCACTCGTCTTTTTCTGCCAAGCCACCAAGTTTGGGCTTTTCAATTGTTATATTTTCTACATCAATGAATAGCCAGCCGATTTTGATCTTGCTGTTTTCATCTGTTCCGCCCAGGTGATAAGCTTTTTCTTCATCTGGGCCGAGGTCTTTCATATCGAAGCCAATTTCGTTCAGCATAGCTCTTGTAGTAACCCAGATCGTTCCTTCGGATGAACAGACCGGGAAAAGAACTATCCTTGCATCCGAAAAACTAACAACGCCGGCCTTGCTGGTTTGCTTAGAACCAGAGCTATTTATATACCCAAAAGTGTATGATACTGGATTCTCAGTACTCTTGGGCTTTTTGCTGCCAGCTGCATCCAGATCTCCCATAAGCATTGCAGCGTACATCTTCGCCGCGCCTGAGAGGCTTGTCCCTGGAATTATCGGTATGTTTGAGCCGGCTTCTCTTATTATCGTATTGTCTACTATCCCCAGATTAGTTCCGCCCGTACCTATGTGAATTGGGTCAAGAGTCATGAAAATGAATTTCTCCTCGCTATAGAGTTCGTTGCTCATTCCGCCACCTCCGATTTATCCTTCATTATGCTCATGTGAATTTCCAGAACATCCACAAATTTCCCATTCACACAAAAATCAACGAGTTTCTCTTTCTCATGCTTTGAGAGAGGTTGTTTCCATTTGAGATTTTCAACGACGTTCTCAACATAACTGTTGAAAGTATCGTCCTCATTTTCTGTAGAAAGGGCCCAGTCTCTTCGTTTTTCTTCAACGAGAGTGTTTAGCTTCTTTATCTGGCTGTTCGAAAGTTTTGTTGAGATAATTGCCCACACTCTTTCAATCTCATCCAGATCGTCAAGATAATATGGGCGCTGTTTTCTATCATTTGACCGCCTTCTACAATCGTTGGTGTAGCTGATCTCGAATCTCTGGGATGCAGACGAAAGATACTCAAAGTCAAAATAAGAAGGTGTGACTTGAACTATGTCGCCCTCTTTGAGTTCTGAAACATGAACTAGCCAGTTACCGGAAGGCCCCTTGAAAGAGAGGAGCCTTTTTTCAGGTTTGGCTTCGGCGTTCAAAACATAAAAATACGGATACCATACATCTTCTGAACAGTCTCCCATCTTTGAGGGGATTTTCCAAAATTGATTTCCTTGGAAAGTCAATTCGAAGTAATCTGAGAGCTCTTCGGGTTGTTTCATCAATATCCATGTTTTTTCTTCATTGTCGATTTGCATCATTCTGCGCCCGGCATCCATGATGGCAGGAAGAGCCGTATGATATCCCGCATACACAATTCCAAGATTCATGGGCAGGCGGTTTCTGACTTTTCCCATTTCCCTTTCGTATTTCTCTTTTATCTTTTTGGCAGCTTCAAGAGCCTTATCTGCCGGCACAAGAACCATAAATCTTTCCGGGTCTTTCGTTATTTCGATTACCGGGGTGTAATTACACGATTCGATTTCTATGCCATCGATTCTTGAACTGGCAAGGACTACTGAAGGATCATTGGAGTTGAAAAAGTCTATGTTCTTGCCTTTCAGCCCTTCAAGCAAGGCATCAACTAAATCTTTCCGACTGTCTGTCTTTATTTCAACAGGGAGCTTCTTGGCAAGCAATTCAAGATTCTCAATTATCACGAAGTTTTCGAGTCCATCAGCGCCTTTAGGATTCTTGTTCTCGTAGAATACAGTGAACTTGGTTTCAGTGAACTTGGTTTCATTGAACTTGGTTTCATTGACTTTGGCTTCATAGGCATTATTTGTTGGGAGGCTTAGATTATTTGTCCGAACTTTCAAAACAAGCCTTTCAGTTATTGGATCTATAACTTCTTTGATTTCTGCGAGAGCCTCATCCCAGAATTTACTTGTCGTCTCCCACACTCTACGAACCCTTGCAAATGAGGGGGTTTTTGCACACTTCTCAAAGTGTTTAGAAACTGGCGGGGTTTCATAATTCAGAGTCCTTATTAGACTGAGTTTACCAGGTTCTTCACCAATCCAATTAGAAATAGCAAGTTTCGCAGAGACTAATGCTATTTTCGAATTACTGTCTGCAATTTCATCAATCCATATGGTTGTGTTCTTCTCTTTCAGCCATGTTTCAGCTCTGCCCTTTATTTCACTTGCCCAGAATTCTGAAACGTGTCTGGTTTTATCTTCTTCCGGTCTAAGCCAGGATATTCTACATATCTGGTTTCTCTGATTTTGGCTCCAGTATGTAGAAATCTCTTCAGGATCTGCCGGAGAAAAAGGCTGTTTGGATATTATTGTCCCTATTGGTGGGATTTTGTCCCCTTCCTGCCAAGCTTCTGGTGATATGCCACTAGGGAGTATTGGTTTTTGACCCCACCAGGGTTCGCTAATGGCAATCTCAGGAGTTATTTCACCCCGAAAGTCCAGCTTTACTCTAATTCTTTTTTCGAGTGTCTCAGTTGTATCATCCAACACATATTCCAGAATGTCTTCGATATCCGGGACAACAAATATGCTACCGTTCTCATCTCTATAAACTTCATTACCTAATGGATATTCTTCTTCGAGAAGTTTTTTCACTCTGCTTAGGCCCTCATTGATCCAGTTCTTGCGCGCTAACAAATCAGATATAGAAGTTGAATTACCAAGGGCTTGTTCTCCACTTATTCTGACCGATAAGAATCTCCATCGCAGTTTATCCGCTGACACTGGTTCTCTACCATTCTCGGTCTCAAGCAATGCTCCAGCTACTGCTGATTTGAAAAGTGTGGCGACTATGAAAGACCAGTCTTCTAGGGTGATCTCATTGGCAGGTCGGCGTGTATCTCCGAGAGCTTCGGAGAATACCCTACTTATTGCTCCAACATCTCCATATTCAGGTGGTTTACTGTTATCAAGAATTTCTTTGAAACGTGCAGTAAGATTACTAACTATTCTTGATTCATAACCAAAGATGGAACTAATGAAAGTGTCATGTCTATTTTGTTTTACAGAATCCACTTTTTGTTTTTTGGAAACCAAATTAATCATATTCTCAATATCCTGCAATTCGTTGCTAATCAACTTGATCTTTGCTTTATCTTCTTCAATTTTGGCCACTAATTCTGGATTAACAAATCCATGCTTTCTAAGAACCGAATCTGCGTTTTTTTCTTTATCAGATAGGCTACGCTGTACGTTTTTTAGTTTTCTCTTACTATCGTTTTTATTCTTCATTAACTCCTTTAGCTCTGCGGATTCAAGGGAAGTTTTGGATTCCTCTTTTTCTATATGAGCAGCCCCATGGCACCTCCCTAGATACTTAACAAGTAAAGAGAGATTTTTGTCTTCCATAGTAGTCTTTCCAGGTCTGCCTTTTTCAATTAACTCGGTGACCCTTACACTTTCTTTTAAACTACCTTTGAAGCTAATATCAAAGTCATTCATAAGACCAAAGTAGAAGGCTTTGCCCACATTCATCGATAGCACTGGTTCGACAGATTGCTTATCAACATGTTCATCACTGCACTTGTACATATCATGTAGCCAGCCGGCAAGTTCGATCTTTAGTAAATTGTCCCGATTGTCTTTGAGTATTTTTAGACTCTTGGTCATATTAACACCTCAATTGCTTTGCCGACGCTTTCTTTGAAAGACATAAGAGTGTCAAAACGCTTCTCAATAAAGCCCCTTTCAGGTGATGAGTTCAAATGGTTCTTTAGTGTTGATCGAAGATTAGTCTTGGCTTCATTAAGACTGAAAGACTTTGGGAGTTCTGGCTCGATTTTCACTTTGTTATCCTTGGCGTTTATACTTATGAAACCATCGTTTATTTTTGCTATTCCATATCCGCTTGAGGTCTTTGCTCCGAAACCATAAACAGTGAACATAGCTTCAATTCCTTTGGCGATTACTTTCAGATCTTCAAGCATTTGTTTGGCGGATTCCTCCTTTTCTTTTCCAGCAAGGTCGAACGGAACATAGAGCAGTGAAAATTTGCTATTCGAGCCTGAAGGAATGCTCTCAATAAGTATCGGAACGGTTCCAGTACGGGTTTTTCTATCGTGAGGATTTACGATTTCGTAGTCTACTTTATCGAAGAACGACGGAAAGAAGTGAAGAC encodes:
- the cmr4 gene encoding type III-B CRISPR module RAMP protein Cmr4, encoding MSNELYSEEKFIFMTLDPIHIGTGGTNLGIVDNTIIREAGSNIPIIPGTSLSGAAKMYAAMLMGDLDAAGSKKPKSTENPVSYTFGYINSSGSKQTSKAGVVSFSDARIVLFPVCSSEGTIWVTTRAMLNEIGFDMKDLGPDEEKAYHLGGTDENSKIKIGWLFIDVENITIEKPKLGGLAEKDEWKVVEQKIYIVSDKLFTQIVNDNLETRTSVAINPETGAAEDQALFTYEAIPRATWLISAVIQDDYKIEGFSDSMKEDKYKENGKINCWKSPMDVVRAGFKIIEFMGIGGMTTRGFGRMKIISGGDNQ